One stretch of Chryseobacterium sp. LJ668 DNA includes these proteins:
- the ribD gene encoding bifunctional diaminohydroxyphosphoribosylaminopyrimidine deaminase/5-amino-6-(5-phosphoribosylamino)uracil reductase RibD, which translates to MQDEFYIKRCIELAKKALGKTYPNPLVGSVIVYNDKIIGEGYHHKAGENHAEINAINSVKDKSLIPKSTIYVSLEPCAHYGKTPPCALKIKELGFKKVVIGAMDSHDKVNGKGKKIIQDVGIEVVSGVLESECIDLNKRFFTYHEKKRPFIILKWAQSVDGFIDKDFKPIAISNSLVNQFVHQLRADEHAILVGTQTVLNDNPSLTVRNIEGENPVRILIDFDLKVLQDFKIYNLEAKTLVFNLKKEKKENNIYFIKIEKENFLSDLMNALYKNQIQSVIIEGGSFTLQKFIEANLWDEAIIIKNEYLSLKNGTKAPDFQNEPFETKKFRDNMIEFHKNS; encoded by the coding sequence ATGCAAGACGAATTTTATATAAAAAGATGCATTGAGCTGGCTAAGAAAGCTTTGGGAAAAACCTACCCTAACCCATTGGTAGGAAGTGTGATTGTTTATAACGATAAAATTATTGGAGAAGGCTATCATCACAAGGCCGGGGAAAATCATGCAGAGATCAACGCCATCAATTCGGTTAAAGACAAAAGTCTCATCCCAAAATCTACCATATATGTATCTTTGGAACCTTGTGCTCATTATGGGAAAACTCCACCTTGCGCTTTAAAAATAAAAGAATTAGGCTTCAAAAAAGTTGTCATAGGCGCGATGGATTCTCATGATAAAGTGAATGGAAAAGGTAAAAAAATCATTCAGGATGTGGGAATAGAAGTTGTCTCTGGCGTTTTAGAAAGCGAATGTATTGATTTAAACAAGAGATTTTTCACATATCATGAAAAAAAACGTCCGTTTATTATTTTGAAGTGGGCACAGTCAGTTGATGGCTTCATCGATAAAGACTTTAAGCCTATTGCCATTTCAAACTCATTGGTCAATCAATTTGTTCATCAATTGAGAGCCGATGAGCACGCCATATTGGTAGGAACTCAAACTGTTTTAAATGACAATCCCAGTCTTACCGTAAGAAATATTGAAGGAGAAAATCCTGTAAGAATATTAATTGATTTTGATTTAAAAGTTCTGCAGGATTTTAAAATTTATAATTTAGAAGCTAAAACATTGGTTTTTAATTTAAAAAAGGAAAAAAAAGAGAACAACATTTATTTCATTAAGATCGAAAAAGAAAATTTCTTATCAGATCTGATGAATGCTTTATATAAAAACCAAATACAATCTGTTATCATTGAAGGCGGAAGCTTTACTTTACAAAAATTTATTGAAGCAAATCTGTGGGACGAAGCCATTATTATAAAAAATGAATATCTGAGTCTTAAAAATGGAACGAAAGCACCTGACTTTCAAAATGAACCTTTTGAAACTAAAAAATTTAGAGATAATATGATAGAATTTCATAAAAATTCTTAG
- a CDS encoding NADH-quinone oxidoreductase subunit C, producing MTNEFVLEAITREFPESVISSSESYGMLTVEIKKDDIKKIIHYLKDSSLEINFLTDVCGIHYPEFPEKEIGVVYHLQNMMTNFRIRLKIFMSRESVEVDSLTELYAGANWMERETFDFYGIKFKGHPDLRPILNMEDLGYHPMLKEYRLEDGTRTDKDDAMFGR from the coding sequence ATGACAAACGAATTTGTATTAGAAGCAATTACAAGAGAATTTCCGGAATCTGTAATTTCAAGTTCAGAATCTTATGGGATGCTGACTGTCGAAATTAAAAAAGATGATATTAAAAAAATAATTCATTATCTTAAAGATTCTTCTTTAGAAATCAATTTTCTTACCGATGTTTGTGGAATCCATTACCCTGAGTTTCCTGAGAAAGAAATAGGTGTTGTGTATCATCTACAGAATATGATGACCAATTTTAGAATACGTCTGAAAATTTTCATGTCCAGAGAAAGTGTTGAGGTGGATTCTTTGACTGAGTTGTATGCAGGAGCCAATTGGATGGAAAGAGAAACTTTTGATTTTTACGGGATTAAATTTAAAGGTCATCCGGATCTAAGACCTATTTTAAATATGGAAGATCTTGGTTACCATCCCATGTTGAAAGAATATCGACTTGAAGACGGAACAAGAACAGATAAGGACGATGCAATGTTCGGAAGATAA
- a CDS encoding NADH-quinone oxidoreductase subunit B, with protein MSDQKPIIRTDAPAPEGFEGEGFFATKLSSVIGMARKFSLWPLPFATSCCGIEFMATLNPTYDASRFGMERNSFSPRQADMLMVCGTIAKKLGPVLKEVYTQMAEPKWVVAVGACACSGGIFDSYSVLQGIDKIIPVDVYVPGCPPRPEQIIEGVMQVQALAESESIRRRDTPEYQHLLDSYNISNEGK; from the coding sequence ATGTCAGATCAAAAACCAATTATAAGAACAGATGCACCAGCTCCAGAAGGATTTGAAGGAGAGGGTTTTTTCGCAACAAAGCTGAGCAGTGTAATCGGAATGGCTAGAAAGTTTTCACTTTGGCCGTTACCATTTGCAACCTCTTGTTGTGGTATCGAATTCATGGCAACATTAAACCCTACATATGATGCTTCCAGATTTGGTATGGAAAGAAACTCTTTCTCACCAAGACAGGCAGATATGCTGATGGTTTGCGGAACTATTGCTAAAAAATTAGGACCTGTTTTAAAAGAAGTATATACTCAGATGGCTGAGCCAAAATGGGTAGTTGCTGTTGGAGCTTGCGCGTGTAGCGGAGGTATTTTTGACAGTTATTCCGTATTACAGGGAATTGATAAAATCATACCAGTTGATGTCTACGTTCCAGGTTGTCCGCCAAGACCAGAGCAGATCATCGAAGGTGTAATGCAGGTTCAGGCTTTGGCAGAAAGTGAAAGCATCAGAAGAAGAGATACACCTGAATATCAGCATCTATTAGATTCTTATAATATTAGCAACGAAGGGAAATGA
- a CDS encoding endonuclease, which translates to MKRILFSFVLSIVFINAFAQIPAGYYNNATGTGATLKSQLKTIITNGHMDMGYAGLWVAYQTTDRDNISGIPGLENDGSILDIYSENPSGADPYNYVVGPTNQCGNYNSEADCYNREHIVPQSLFNEASPMVSDVHFIRATDGKVNGMRSNFPFGKVGTASFTSLNGSKLGTSVSPGYSGTVFEPLDAFKGDVARMIFYFVTRYETQLSGFSSGDMLGGSAYPGLQTWELNQLLAWNAMDPVSQTEIARNNASYAHQGNRNPYIDNPFYVNLVWGSPVVDTQVPTVPTNLTTSNPTSNTISLSWTASTDNVGVVAYDIYKDGVLYATVSGTTATISGLNPSTTYNFYVIAKDAAGNASAASNTGSGTTLAGGQPGGSCGTEDFTNIPASSSSYGIQTWTSSNITWTATDARTDQTINGRAISIRNGNLTSSTISGGIGSLTVTTKLPFSDTAGNLTLQINGNNVGTIPFGTTAITTTISNINVANNVVIKIINAETGKRISIDDLSWTCYNTLNTSETAKQKSLFSIYPNPVKNNELFVKGENLNKVSKAEIYDLSGKLIKTIENPFKNSNKINLHGITKGVYILKTDSTSAKFIIE; encoded by the coding sequence ATCACTAATGGTCATATGGACATGGGTTATGCCGGATTATGGGTGGCCTATCAAACTACAGACCGCGATAATATATCAGGAATTCCCGGATTAGAAAATGACGGATCTATTTTAGATATTTATTCTGAAAATCCTTCTGGAGCAGATCCTTATAATTATGTTGTAGGCCCTACAAACCAGTGCGGTAATTACAACAGCGAAGCAGACTGCTACAACAGAGAACACATCGTACCACAGAGTTTATTTAACGAGGCATCACCGATGGTTTCAGATGTTCATTTTATCAGAGCTACAGACGGTAAGGTGAACGGAATGAGATCCAATTTTCCTTTTGGTAAAGTAGGCACAGCTTCTTTTACTTCTCTGAACGGGTCTAAATTGGGAACATCGGTTTCTCCTGGATACTCGGGAACTGTTTTTGAACCTCTTGACGCATTTAAAGGTGATGTTGCAAGAATGATTTTCTATTTTGTAACAAGATATGAAACACAGCTTTCAGGATTTTCTTCCGGAGATATGCTTGGTGGTTCTGCATATCCTGGTTTACAGACCTGGGAATTGAATCAATTGTTAGCATGGAACGCAATGGATCCTGTTTCTCAAACCGAAATTGCAAGAAATAACGCTTCTTATGCACATCAAGGAAACCGAAATCCTTATATCGACAACCCTTTTTATGTAAATCTTGTATGGGGAAGTCCTGTTGTAGATACTCAGGTTCCTACCGTACCCACCAATTTAACAACCAGCAATCCTACATCCAACACAATTTCATTAAGCTGGACGGCTTCTACCGACAATGTTGGAGTTGTTGCTTATGACATTTATAAAGATGGAGTTTTGTATGCTACAGTTTCAGGAACAACAGCTACAATTTCAGGATTGAACCCTTCTACAACGTATAATTTTTACGTAATTGCTAAAGATGCAGCAGGAAATGCATCTGCTGCAAGTAATACTGGCTCTGGAACTACTCTTGCAGGTGGGCAGCCAGGCGGAAGTTGTGGTACAGAAGATTTTACCAATATCCCTGCAAGCTCATCAAGCTATGGAATTCAAACATGGACAAGCAGCAATATCACATGGACTGCAACAGATGCAAGAACAGATCAAACTATCAACGGAAGAGCGATAAGTATAAGAAACGGAAACCTTACAAGTTCTACTATTTCCGGAGGTATTGGCAGCTTAACAGTTACTACCAAATTGCCATTTTCAGATACAGCAGGTAACCTTACTTTACAGATTAACGGTAATAATGTGGGAACCATTCCGTTTGGTACAACAGCTATAACTACTACGATAAGCAATATTAATGTTGCTAATAATGTTGTGATCAAGATTATAAATGCAGAAACGGGAAAAAGAATTTCAATTGATGATCTCTCGTGGACTTGCTACAACACTCTGAATACATCTGAAACTGCAAAACAAAAATCATTATTCAGTATTTATCCGAATCCTGTGAAAAACAACGAATTATTCGTGAAAGGTGAGAACTTGAACAAAGTTTCGAAAGCTGAAATTTATGACTTATCAGGAAAATTAATCAAGACGATTGAAAATCCTTTTAAAAATTCCAACAAAATCAATCTTCACGGAATCACAAAAGGAGTTTACATTCTAAAAACAGACAGTACTTCTGCAAAATTCATTATTGAGTAG
- a CDS encoding GTP cyclohydrolase: MSEVSILEVKTPNELKQFVKFPMELYKNNPYYVPSFIKDEINVWDTKENPALSYSQAKQFIAKKNNKIVGRIAVIINHKEEQELGIKKVRFGWIDFIDDKEVSKALIDTVINYAKDHHINKIEGPMGFTNLDKAGMLTFGFEKIATMIGIYNHEYYPKHIENLGLVKEKEWVEFEMNFPKILPPKVEKFSKLIAEKYNLRVLNFKSKEEILPYIKPMFKLLDETYKHLSTYTPISEEQIKTYRDKFFPLIAKNYVICVVDEHDELVSFAVTMPSYSKALQKAKGKLLPFGWWHFLQAEKKNDRANFYLIGIHPEYQRRGVTAIIFKEIFVRFNSMGIDFAETNPELEENKSVQVLWQDYNPVNHKRRRTYSLQF, translated from the coding sequence ATGTCAGAAGTTTCGATTCTTGAAGTAAAAACACCTAATGAATTAAAACAATTTGTAAAATTTCCGATGGAATTATACAAAAATAATCCATATTATGTTCCTTCATTTATTAAAGATGAAATCAATGTTTGGGATACGAAAGAAAATCCGGCCCTGAGCTATTCACAGGCAAAGCAGTTCATTGCAAAAAAAAACAATAAAATTGTTGGCAGAATCGCAGTAATCATCAATCATAAAGAGGAACAGGAACTTGGGATAAAGAAAGTACGTTTCGGGTGGATAGATTTTATTGACGATAAAGAAGTTTCAAAAGCATTAATCGACACGGTCATTAATTATGCAAAAGATCATCATATCAATAAAATAGAAGGACCAATGGGGTTTACAAATCTCGATAAAGCCGGAATGCTGACTTTCGGGTTTGAAAAAATCGCCACAATGATCGGAATTTACAACCACGAATACTACCCGAAACATATTGAAAATCTCGGTCTTGTAAAGGAAAAAGAATGGGTAGAATTTGAAATGAATTTTCCTAAAATTCTACCACCGAAAGTAGAAAAATTCAGCAAGCTGATTGCTGAAAAATATAATTTAAGAGTTTTAAATTTCAAAAGCAAAGAAGAAATTCTTCCTTACATCAAACCGATGTTTAAATTACTTGACGAAACATACAAACACCTTTCTACCTACACTCCTATTTCTGAAGAACAGATCAAAACATATCGGGATAAATTTTTTCCTTTAATTGCAAAAAACTACGTCATTTGTGTCGTTGATGAACATGATGAATTGGTTTCTTTTGCAGTGACCATGCCTTCATATTCCAAGGCATTACAAAAAGCAAAGGGTAAACTTTTACCCTTCGGATGGTGGCACTTTTTACAGGCAGAAAAGAAAAATGACCGTGCCAATTTTTATTTAATCGGAATTCATCCAGAATATCAAAGACGCGGCGTGACTGCTATTATTTTTAAAGAAATTTTTGTCCGCTTCAACAGTATGGGAATCGATTTTGCGGAAACCAATCCAGAACTGGAGGAAAATAAAAGCGTGCAGGTTCTTTGGCAAGATTACAACCCTGTAAATCACAAAAGGAGAAGAACTTATTCTTTACAATTCTGA
- a CDS encoding IMPACT family protein, giving the protein MLHEYKTIERPVENTLLKEKGSKFIGFAFPVNNEVELKNALAKIQSEHPKATHHCYAFRIGLNGENYRANDDGEPSGSAGLPIYNQLLANEITNVLVIVVRYYGGTKLGVSGLVKAYKDSAKITLEESEIIVKELETEVDIQFQFNQQNVIFTLLSRFDAKVLHFDANENCILTASLKTMLKESISEKLSEMQHISFKFKD; this is encoded by the coding sequence ATGCTGCACGAATATAAAACCATAGAAAGACCTGTTGAAAACACGCTTCTCAAAGAAAAAGGAAGTAAGTTTATAGGTTTTGCTTTCCCTGTAAACAATGAAGTCGAACTAAAAAATGCTCTTGCGAAAATACAGTCAGAACATCCTAAGGCAACGCATCATTGCTATGCTTTTCGGATAGGCCTAAACGGAGAAAACTACAGGGCAAATGATGACGGGGAACCTTCGGGAAGTGCCGGTCTACCTATCTACAACCAGCTTTTAGCAAATGAAATCACCAATGTTCTGGTCATTGTTGTAAGATATTATGGAGGAACAAAACTGGGGGTTTCAGGATTAGTTAAAGCTTATAAAGATTCAGCCAAAATCACTTTAGAAGAATCTGAAATTATTGTTAAAGAACTGGAAACAGAAGTTGATATTCAGTTTCAATTCAATCAGCAAAATGTTATTTTCACCTTATTATCGCGATTTGATGCAAAAGTTCTTCATTTTGATGCCAATGAAAACTGCATTCTTACTGCTTCTCTCAAAACAATGCTAAAAGAAAGCATCTCAGAAAAACTTTCCGAGATGCAACATATTTCTTTCAAATTTAAAGATTAA
- a CDS encoding zinc metallopeptidase, whose product MTIYYLIIGISMLVSWLVSARLKSKFEYYSRVHLRNGLSGKEVAEKMLRDNGIHGVQVISVPGQLTDHYNPADKTVNLSEGVYMQRNAAAAAVAAHECGHAVQHAVGYSMLQLRSKLVPVVNISSNLMQFVIMGGLVLMAASGNKIVLIVGVMMFALTTLFAFITLPVEYDASNRAMKWLKDTGTVTSEEYVGVKDSLTWAARTYLVAAIGSLAQLLYFASLLMGGRRD is encoded by the coding sequence ATGACAATTTATTATTTAATTATAGGAATTTCGATGCTTGTAAGCTGGTTGGTTTCTGCAAGATTGAAATCAAAATTTGAGTATTATTCAAGAGTACATCTCAGGAACGGTCTTTCAGGAAAAGAAGTGGCAGAAAAAATGTTAAGAGATAATGGAATTCACGGTGTACAGGTGATATCAGTTCCGGGACAGTTGACAGATCATTACAATCCTGCAGATAAAACGGTTAATCTTTCAGAAGGTGTTTATATGCAGAGAAATGCTGCAGCGGCGGCAGTTGCAGCCCATGAATGTGGTCACGCTGTACAGCATGCAGTGGGATATTCAATGCTTCAGCTCAGATCAAAATTGGTTCCGGTTGTCAACATCAGCTCCAATTTAATGCAGTTTGTGATTATGGGAGGTCTTGTTTTAATGGCAGCAAGCGGAAATAAAATTGTTTTGATAGTCGGAGTGATGATGTTTGCGTTAACCACACTTTTTGCATTTATTACACTTCCGGTAGAGTATGATGCCAGCAACAGAGCGATGAAATGGCTGAAAGATACAGGGACGGTAACTTCTGAAGAGTATGTAGGTGTAAAAGACAGTTTGACTTGGGCAGCAAGAACCTATCTTGTCGCCGCGATAGGGTCTTTGGCTCAATTGCTTTATTTTGCATCACTCTTAATGGGAGGACGCAGAGATTAG
- a CDS encoding NADH-quinone oxidoreductase subunit A, translated as MNLPESYIPILIQAGVAIGFVAISLLGAHFLGPQQKKGNSVKNSSWECGIPVEGNARTPFSIKYFLTAVLFVLFDIEIVFFYPYAVNFREFGIEGFFAVLMFVAIFFLAFFYVWKRGALDWDK; from the coding sequence ATGAATTTACCTGAAAGTTATATTCCAATACTCATACAAGCCGGTGTAGCCATTGGTTTCGTTGCCATTTCTTTGCTTGGAGCTCATTTTTTGGGGCCACAGCAGAAAAAAGGGAATTCTGTTAAGAACTCAAGCTGGGAATGTGGTATCCCTGTAGAAGGAAATGCAAGAACTCCATTTTCAATTAAATATTTCTTAACAGCCGTATTATTTGTATTATTTGATATCGAAATCGTATTTTTTTATCCTTACGCTGTTAACTTCAGAGAATTCGGAATAGAAGGGTTTTTTGCGGTTCTCATGTTTGTAGCTATATTTTTTCTTGCATTTTTTTATGTCTGGAAACGTGGCGCACTTGATTGGGATAAATAA
- a CDS encoding shikimate dehydrogenase family protein, with protein sequence MDSKKKLGLIGRNISYSFSKKFFEEKFKKLQLGHFTYDIFDLQEIDEVNNLFSDPELLGFNVTIPYKERISDYLDELSDEAKEIGAVNCVLIENGKKIGYNTDAFGFEKTLKIHRKPHQNSALILGNGGAAKAIKYVLNKNGISTETVSRNSELNFENLDKETVEKNKIVVQCTPVGTFPKTDECLDFPFEGLSKDHLVIDLIYNPNYSQFIIKSSQKGAKTVNGYYMLEQQAEKAWEIWNFKKK encoded by the coding sequence ATGGATTCCAAAAAAAAATTAGGTCTCATCGGGAGAAATATTTCTTATTCATTTTCTAAGAAGTTCTTTGAAGAAAAATTTAAAAAACTTCAGCTCGGGCATTTTACATACGATATCTTCGATTTGCAGGAAATAGATGAGGTTAATAACTTATTCTCTGATCCTGAACTTTTAGGTTTCAACGTTACTATTCCATACAAAGAAAGAATAAGTGATTATCTGGATGAATTAAGTGATGAAGCGAAAGAAATCGGTGCTGTAAATTGCGTTTTAATTGAAAACGGGAAAAAAATAGGTTACAATACTGACGCTTTCGGGTTTGAAAAAACTTTAAAAATTCACAGAAAACCACATCAAAATTCTGCATTGATTTTGGGAAATGGTGGTGCTGCAAAAGCGATAAAGTATGTTTTAAACAAAAATGGAATTTCAACGGAAACAGTTTCCAGAAATTCAGAACTCAATTTTGAAAATTTAGATAAAGAAACAGTAGAAAAAAATAAGATTGTTGTGCAATGTACACCTGTTGGAACATTTCCTAAAACAGATGAATGTCTAGATTTCCCTTTTGAAGGACTTTCAAAAGACCATTTAGTCATAGATCTCATTTACAACCCCAACTATTCGCAGTTTATCATTAAATCATCCCAAAAAGGAGCCAAAACCGTGAACGGATATTACATGCTCGAGCAACAGGCAGAAAAAGCCTGGGAAATTTGGAATTTTAAAAAAAAATAA
- a CDS encoding DUF349 domain-containing protein, with amino-acid sequence MTTENNLSEKEENNISSGETHQEIVESTNSTEENTPEEESNHADEHLDTDISLEDALKEMERIINSATAGENFRQFNALKEKANHAIHDEIEDKKHEYTDAGNAIENFSFEHPSQSKLSALVHIYREKHDSFQKNQEEEQKKNLDHRQSLIDRLKNLYTNSEPGINLFKSIREIKEEWSKAGQVAKSEFKILNNNYFHHLNQFYQMLDLNKEFLEQEYSHNLEKRQHIIARARELENEPVVQKALNELQYLHKLWKEEAEPVAEEFREKTWDEFKEISNKIHERKSELSAALETEQTANLEKKNEIIAEIKKLSEPKDTTNHTYWQNSIKRVEELRSEFLKTGSVPRKLSNNNWNDFKSTLRIFNTNKNNYYKSLKGSQQENLDEKLKLIQTAKDNMLSEDWEIAVALFKKLQEDWKKIGHVPKSMTNKIWDDFREACNTFFNNYREKSNASTDNWKENYKQKKEILEELKTITDEEGSVEKIENIKSAWNNIGKVPRDKIAINSEFNKTLREKLKLNKINELELKEDGLSENQLTDKARKIKSQISDLEGEIVKLENNLAFFKKPSRDNPMLAETYNTIDNKKSHLETLKQNLHNIISGD; translated from the coding sequence ATGACTACAGAAAACAACCTTTCTGAAAAAGAAGAAAATAATATTTCTAGCGGGGAAACTCATCAGGAAATAGTAGAAAGCACAAATTCTACTGAGGAGAACACTCCAGAAGAGGAATCTAATCATGCCGACGAACATCTGGATACAGATATTTCTCTGGAAGATGCCCTCAAAGAAATGGAAAGAATTATTAATTCTGCTACTGCTGGAGAAAACTTCAGACAGTTCAATGCATTGAAGGAAAAAGCAAATCACGCCATTCACGATGAGATTGAAGATAAAAAGCATGAATATACAGATGCAGGTAATGCAATTGAAAATTTCAGCTTTGAACATCCTTCTCAATCAAAACTTTCTGCACTGGTGCATATTTACAGAGAAAAACACGATTCTTTTCAGAAAAACCAGGAAGAAGAGCAGAAAAAAAATCTGGATCACCGTCAAAGTCTGATTGATCGACTTAAAAACCTGTATACCAATTCTGAACCCGGCATAAATCTTTTTAAATCAATCCGTGAGATTAAAGAAGAATGGTCAAAAGCAGGACAAGTGGCAAAATCTGAGTTTAAAATTCTCAATAATAATTATTTCCACCATTTGAATCAGTTTTACCAGATGCTTGATCTGAATAAGGAATTTCTAGAGCAGGAATACAGCCATAATCTTGAAAAAAGACAGCACATCATCGCACGGGCCAGAGAGCTGGAAAACGAGCCTGTTGTACAGAAAGCCCTAAATGAATTACAGTATCTACATAAGCTCTGGAAAGAAGAAGCTGAACCTGTAGCAGAAGAATTCCGTGAGAAAACTTGGGATGAATTTAAAGAAATCTCAAATAAAATTCATGAAAGAAAGTCTGAGCTTTCCGCAGCACTTGAAACTGAGCAGACTGCCAATCTTGAAAAGAAAAATGAAATCATTGCTGAGATAAAAAAGTTATCTGAACCAAAAGATACCACAAATCATACTTACTGGCAGAATTCGATTAAAAGAGTGGAAGAACTTCGTTCAGAATTCTTAAAAACAGGAAGTGTTCCGAGAAAATTATCAAATAATAACTGGAATGATTTTAAATCTACTTTAAGAATTTTTAATACCAATAAAAATAATTATTATAAGTCATTAAAAGGTTCTCAGCAGGAAAATTTAGATGAAAAGTTAAAGCTTATTCAGACAGCGAAAGATAATATGCTTTCTGAAGACTGGGAAATTGCTGTTGCACTTTTCAAAAAACTTCAGGAAGACTGGAAAAAAATCGGTCATGTCCCTAAAAGTATGACCAACAAGATTTGGGACGACTTCCGTGAAGCATGCAACACTTTCTTTAATAATTACAGGGAAAAAAGCAATGCCTCTACCGATAACTGGAAAGAAAATTACAAGCAGAAGAAAGAGATTCTTGAGGAGCTAAAAACAATCACTGACGAAGAAGGAAGTGTAGAAAAAATTGAAAATATTAAATCTGCATGGAATAATATAGGGAAAGTTCCGAGAGATAAAATCGCCATCAATTCTGAATTTAATAAGACTTTAAGAGAAAAATTAAAGTTGAATAAAATCAATGAGCTTGAGTTGAAGGAAGATGGTTTATCTGAAAACCAGCTGACCGATAAAGCCCGAAAAATTAAGAGTCAGATTTCTGATCTTGAAGGTGAAATCGTGAAACTGGAAAACAATCTGGCATTCTTCAAAAAACCGTCAAGAGATAATCCCATGTTGGCAGAAACATACAATACCATTGACAATAAAAAGTCTCACTTGGAGACTTTGAAGCAGAATTTGCACAATATAATTTCAGGAGATTAA